The genomic region CTGTCGTTTCATCACAGGCCAGTGAGAGAATCTTGTGCCACGGACACAAACTGTCACTACGGAACATCCTGACTTTGTCTGGTGCGGCGGTTCCACGGCGGCAATACTcaagacttagacttccttttattgtcattgcacagaagaCACACCAGTGAAACTGGCAACCAAATTTCCTTGCTTGGCAACCggaaaaaccaacaacacagcATTGAATTGTGAGGTAGTTACTGTAAACTATGtctcaagaaaaaataaataagtgtatatgtatataaatatatataaaagtagtgcaaatgtaaaatgtacacttaaaacaggaaagaaaactgTAAGCAAACAATATGAAAAGACACTGAATTCTCCTTTTTTGAATGAAGTTTCAATGTCTTAGTTATTACCTTGTTAAAACCTGCCTGCGTTATCAGTGTTTCTGCCAAAATGTGGTCTTGCTGTTTATTGGGCACACAAACTCAGGCTTTATCCAAGTATATTTGTCCTTGCACTCATCCAGTTTATCATGTTTCCAGCTGTAATGACGCTTGACAGTGGACCTTTTCACCGCCGCGAGCGCTTCACCCATCCAAATGTGGCACATGGGCTTTTCTTGTacgtcaaacaaaaaaacaacaaaaaaaaaaaaaatgtttttccaatcACATGGAAAGTACAACTTTCTCCACAGACTCGCTCCTGACTGTTCTCAGCTGACTATTCCCCGGATGCTTTAGTGATGCTGAAGGACCTTTGAAACTCTCTGTAAAATGAGAAACAAGTCAATAATTTGCAGAGCATTccgttttttaaaatattttaaacccTCAGACTCCAACTATGCAGATAAAGGCATTCTtagttatttttatacattatagGGTGCTTCTATGGAATGATATCAGCACATTGGAATGACTGAGGTAAATAAGGGATCCTGGGAGCAGGGGAGGGTTCAAAGTCCCGTATATCCTGTAGTAAATCCCTTGTAGATTGTTGCTCCCGCACATTTAAGTTCCCTCTTCAAAGTCACGGTGCTTTACCAGCACGACAGCAGCACGAGACAGGGCCGGGGGCTTCCCTtatgactgtctgtctgtctctgcctttATCGTCTCACCAGCATACCAAGGGAGGCTGCAGAGTACACAGCTCTCAAGCCCACTTCCTGCACAGGATACAAAGCCGTGCTTTTATGTGTGAAAGCTGTCTCGGGGGAAAAAATAAGggagcaacagaaaaaaaaaagaagaagatgggaGATGAATGGGATGCATCTAAATGAAGCCCTGTCTCTCAGAAGTTGCGaatgagccattttaaaacatgacacGATAAGGCGAGATTATCCGCCGTGATTTGGGGGTCAGCCTTGTATCATTGGGTTTCAAAGAGCTGTCGTGCGGTTTGAGCCGTGATGGAAGAGGTGAGCGCCGTTCTGCCTCCACACCCCACCCGCCCCGCGCAACGAGCGCTGTAATCCATCCAAATCATCGGCTGGCCAAGAAAGGGAGATAGGGATCAGAGTACGGTAGTATGAAGTACTACTGCACGTGGCCAAGGTCATTTGTCATCTAATGCAgataacaacacattatttatgtACGGGGGTGAAGGGTGGGGGTGATATCCTGCCTCTTGATCTACTCTCAGGCTAAATTTCCAGCATTTTTCCCTCCTCGGCTGTGATTACACCACTGGTATGATATTCTCCTGATAGAACCATTGACGTTGAAACAGAAAATCACACATTATTTCTGGGAACAGTTGCCTGACAAATACATCTCACCGCACTTAGTTATTTATCGAAtgagtttaaaaacagaggATTAAACAGTTGAACTGAATTTCATTTGTATACAACATGCATTGTCATATGTTCAAGACCGTACTATACTATTAAGAGAAACCCACCATGAgcgtggagagagagaaaagaaaactttaGAAGTCTCTAGCGTGAACCAGACTCGGAGAgcagccatctgcctcagcTGGTCGTCTCTGCAAACTTCTAAAATAAACCTACAAGAACCTCTAAAGCTAATTCACATGGAGcagcttttcttcatttttatcaATACACAACCAGACATGTACAATTTCCACAGATTCCTCAGATTTATAGTCACttgcagttttgtgtttgtaattaTTTAGGGACTGACACAAATGTGAAACATCACCTTAAAGAATGAACTGCAGATGTGTTGGAAGGTTGGATTTTTGGAAATGAGGTCAAGGCTAATTTTCCCACTCTGCTTATAGTTGTCATGCTAAGCTAAAACAATCCTTCCTGGCCGCAGCTTTCACTGATTCACATACTGTCCACATGTAGATACAAAAAGGTTTTTCCCCATAATGGTAAACTATTTCTTTCAGAGTGTTAATGTCAAGGAAACGCATCCTTACAAACGTGATcaacactttattattaatacacttttatttttgaccaaAGTCCTATAAAACTACAAAAGATATAAAGTGTTTTTACAGACTCACCTGTACTTCTAATAATGACGTAACTGTTTCCCCTGCAAAATAAGTCCTGTTAATATTCTGGGAACCGTTCCTCTCGTTCTAATAACTAAGAAATattagagaaaagaaaatcatggCTTTGTTACTTCCATCAACACGTTAAGCATCTGGATCGTGGGAATCTGACATAATGATGGATGAACGTTCAGCGTAATATTCCTGCTCACTTTTCTATGGCTGTATCATTGTCTCCATGTGTTTCCAGCCTGAGAAAGTCAGCATGGCATCGATCCAAATGTCTAATCTTGTTCACTGTCTGAAGCACAAGGACATCGAGCAACAGCTTCTAATGTGCCCAATGTGATATGCGATATTTGAGCGCTGATTCCAACATGTGGTTTGCGTTCATGTCTGGAGTGACGCCTGTTCTTTTGGGCACGGCGTTCCATCTCCGCTGACCTTTATACCCCAAATCAAGTTAGCTATTTATTGTGGCCGTAATGATTTTTTACCCTGATTTAAACCTCTTTCATGTTCATTCATATGTTTAGTGTTCCATGTTTGTCAGTGGTAAACCACACTAAATCAGATCTGTCAGTGCAGTGCCAGCTGAATGTGGTTGTGGTGCGTGTGGTGGTGTGCCAGCCAAACATGTTGTTCTAATGTCAGCCTATACTGGACATAATTCACTCAGTCACAATCCATATCCTGCTCATTGTCGTATACGTCTGCCTATCTGGCTcggtgttgtgtttttcaaatgtctgaCAACTTAGTCCTTCGCTTTTAATAATGTGCCCCAAACTGAAAGACGTAAAATGAGATAAAGATGCTCAACAGTTGGAAGAACACTGTCTCCTGACCTTTACCGTGACCCCAGTCAGATTATTAGTGCTTCCCTCCAAGATGTCCCTCATCCTTCACCCGTCCAGTGTTAATTCatgactttatttcatttgtctGAAGAGCTCATTTGATTTGTGACACAATTAATGTCAAGCTTCTTTGCTCCTGCTCCAAGTCTAATAGCAACAGGATTTGCATGTGCAAGGAATTATATTCAAAAAATGCTTCCAGTAAGACTTCCAATCGGTGTACAAATTTGTTATGGAAAAAATGAGCCTGGCTCTGAATGTGCTCTGCACTGTTGTGGGCAGCAGGGTAttgttgtttgtatgtgttgtttattATGGTTTGGTTATTTCACTGTTCTTATGGAAAATACCTGAAGGTTTCGCTGGAATGTAAAGAACATGTCTCAAGCAAAAACCCTTTAATTATGACTGCAGACGCATTAAGGTTTTCTTAGTTTGTAAATTAGTTAGTAAGTTTGCTCCATTGTTTTTGACCACACGAGAAGACATGTTGGACAACAGCCTCCTGTCTTCAGTATCTGGACATGCAGAGGGTGTTCCTTCAGGTCAACTGGACTTAAATTATGAGAGGAAATGTCTTAACTCATGCAAGTCTAGTAACTGCTGACGATGAAGTaataaattctgttttttgtgttccTCATTTCCTTAGGAAAACATGTCTTAAAGCGGCCGCATGCATGtataaaagcatttattttcaggTTGATGCACATGAAGTGCACGTGAAGTAAAATGtaagatttaaaacatgaagagTCGCTCAAAATCCCTGAATGAATGGCGATGTATCATTAACAGGTATAACTTTGCAACCGTGGTAAATCTACAGGATGAATATGCTACTCTTGTGTTTGCCGTGCGTTTCTTTGTGTGCTTTTTACAGCAGAGTCATCTGATAATGTAGTGGCGTCAAAGTCATTTTCCATTTGAAGCAGAAACATGAGAAAGGTTCTGCCATGTGAAAGAATTACACTACAGATTAAAATCTAAACAATTTCTCACATCTACTCTTCACCCATTTACTCGCGCGTTCATACTCATGCATGTCAAATGGTAGCCACACTAACACCAACATCGCACTCAAGTTTCTTCTGATCTCCTGATCGCACCTTTTGTGAAGATTGAATATGTGCTGCGCTGTGTCTTATTCCCAGAAGTATAAAAGCATCTTTTCCTCAGCAGGTGTATCCGTGCAGTAATGATAAGGAATGCTCTGTGGGCAGCTACTGCCACAGTCCTCAGCACGCCCCCTCCCGCTGCCTCACCTGCCGCAGGAGGAAGAAGCGCTGCCATCGCGACGCCATGTGCTGCCCTGGAAACCGCTGCAGCAACTgtacgtatacacacacacgcacacacacacacatagattgAGTTAAGTTCTTGTCTTAATGTAAATTATCTGGAAATGGTGACTTGTTCCAGATCACTGAACAAACAGTTTTGCCCAGAGACTTAGTGAAGGAGctaacatatttaaataatgcCCAACACATGCTTTTAGACAGGAACCTGAGCTAAGGTTGAACTGTGTCAAATTGATGCCCATAGGTTTTCAGTGCTCAAAACTAACACATAGTATTTCCACAGCACCATCACAGAGAGTCCTTTTTTGTGTCTGCGATGTTTGGTTTcaactcttcctcttctttttctgccgTCAGATATCTGTGTCCCTATCTCTGAGAGTGTCCTCTCGCCTCACATCTCAGCATTGGACGAGCACAACAAACTCTTCACCAAAGATCAAAACTGGAAGAAGAGCGGCAAAGCACATGCAAAGCATTCTCTCAAAGGTGAGATTTTGACCGCAAGTCTCTGAGACCATGTTTAAAACATGTCCACCAGAAACCGCCTCTGCCGTCTCTGAACactgtcactgttgtcttctcgcttgtctctctctgctgtcgTCCTCACCAAACCTGTTGTTCACTGTCTGCATGTCCTCCAGAGTCCACAGTTGGAGCCAGTCTACAAACTATGTTGATAATTATCCCTGTGCTCATATATCAGTGTCTGTGAGCCCACAGCACAGCGTGGTGAGCCTAGAAGAAACCACAATGTCCCTGCTGTTTCTGCACCTACATAAAGCCGTACAAACACTTTCACTGACAACAACACACGCCATGTGATAAACCACAGAATGCAGATCTGGCATGATTCTAGCTAATAACTCACTGAGACCCCTGCCTAGCATTAATGTCACCTTATTTATAGTAATATAAAAGCCTATCCATAAAGTAATACGTTTAACGAGACACTTAAATTACTCTCAAATGCACCGACAGGCCTCAATGCGAAAAATCCATGTTAAAAGAGCAGTGATGTTTCACGTTGCTGTAAATAAGgccatttattttcatttacgtTTGACTCATTCCTTTCTCCTTAAATGTTATTGCACTATTATGGCCTTTGCGTGAGAAAAGTCCACTCGCACGATCCGTGGTGTGAAACAGCAGTCCTTCATGCGAGCGGTTGGAACTTCATATTGAAATAACTAATCAGCAAAGTGTGGTTTTGTCAGCGATACAGGACGACTGGTCTAAATGATAAAGCAGCGTCTGGCAAGAGGTGATATAACGTGTttcacagaagaaaacaaaaaaagcctctgCATGACTCAAGTGTACAAATTATACATTCATCAAGTTAATACTAATCTCCTGCCAAAAAATCTCAAACTTAGACCAGATGGGACTATATGGTTCATTTACAGAACAATAGTTATAAGGCTTGATATACAGAAGAATAAGAATGTTTGATTGGATTCAGGTTGAAAGCTTCGTCTCTTTTGTCTCTGACAAGGCCGTTCTCCACGTTTGCTCAACTTGTCCCTGTGGATCCAGCACAACATCTTAATGAACAGTGATTACACATTTCCTTTCCTCTATTTAACTGAATCACTGTTCGGCAAACTTTAAGACGTTGGGGGTTTATGATTTCATCTGGGTCTTTTATGTCTCCGATGaagcatttgtttctgtttttctcccccAAGTAGAGATGTGCCAACTTGATATCCTGTTAGGAGTTTGCATCCGTTTGGTTCACCACTGATCAGAAGTCTTTCCTGTCTTCCTCTGTTAGGGCATGAGGGCGACCCTTGTCTGCGGTCATCAGACTGCTCAGAGGGCTACTGTTGCGCCCGCCATTTCTGGACCAAGATCTGCAAGCCGGTTCTGAGGCAGGGAGAGGTGTGCACTAAGCAGAGGAAGAAAGGCACTCGTGGCTTGGAAATCTTCCAGCGCTGCGACTGCGCCAAGGGCCTCTCCTGCAAGGTGTGGAAAGATGCCACCTCCTCGTCCAAGTCCAGGCTCCACATGTGCCAGAAGATCTGAAGCGGAGGCAGCTGCTGTCGGCATTGAGGCCTCTGTCTCCATCTGCCAgcggactttttttttttttgtaaaggaTGGGTTGTGGCTGTATTGAAAAAGAGCAAAAGACAGAGACTAACAAGAGACAGAACAGACTGTGTGGGTTCAAGCCTGCTATTCAAGAAGCTCAGAGTGAATGGGAATGCTTTAATGTGTCTGCTGTGAGTGTTTCATTCCTGCACCCACGTCCAGTGCACACCTGCATCatcacacttgcacacacatgaGCTCATGGTGTGTCTGcccacaaatacaaacaaacctttTACACATTCAGGGAGCTACAGAGTTAGCCTAGCAGTAGATGCTGTGATGGGTGGTGTTTCTACTGTAGATGGAGACAGTCGACATATCAGTCTTTCCTCAAGCTCCGACTCACAATAATATGACAGGTAATTATATATTTAGAAgccatattttctttctttaatgcCAAGTTGCCTATTTGTTTAACAGCTCACACGTGTAGCATGTGTCTCACCATCTTTGTCAAATCTCTGCgtcatgttgtttgtttaagcCTCGTACAGAATTCAGTTATTGCTTCGCAGGACGCACAACCAGTAACAATGTCCAGACCCCACAAACAGTGGTCACATGAGGAAATGGGGAAGCAATTGAACGCATCGTTCAACTCCAGAGCTTGacttgtgtggaaaaaaaagaacatttacattAGTGATGAGTTTCATCTGGGGGGGATTGACTCCTCGCCCATTTTATAGCCACACAAGGAGAGATAAGGTTCTGTGTCCAAATGGTTGTTTGATGCTTCAGATACAGCAGCTTGCACTGAGGTGGTGCTGTGCCGCAGACCTTGTGCTCCTGATAGCTGACAGGGAATAGTTCTGCTTTTCCAATCACATGAACAGAACTCAAGGGTACAATGGAAGTGCAATTCTTTCCACTTACAAAGCCAGTAGGAATGGACACATGAGAGGAATGATTGAAGTGACGCGTAAAATGCTCCGTAAACCTGACGTTTTCAAAGAGAATGAACAGTGTGAATCAACGTGTTGTTGGTGGCACGCTGCCTTGTatgtgtctgtttatgtttttttgtttttgtttttcaaataagACTGCATACTTTCTGCTTATGAAATGCTGTTCAGTTGGAAAACTGGAGGTGAAGCATCGCAGGTACTACTCCTCTAAACCACCACGATATCTTCATATTCAGTCTAATATCACATTCGCCTCGTTTTCATTGACTGGTTTTTGAGCATCCAATACACATATTTTGTCACCAATTAAACTCAATATTCAATAAGCTCTTATATTGTAAATAGATTGGAGACAATGGAAATGTATTTAAGAATCAGTGTATATCATGtacatataataaaaaaaaaaaatatgaatcctAAACATGACACAGAAATGATCTAGGTGAGAAGAGAAAAGGGGTGAGACAGGTTGGACAGATTCAAAATAATGTAGTAATACTGTGTATATTCCAGAGGGTAAAGGCGTAGATAGCTTCTTCGACTGACATCACAAACTAGATGCATTGGAAGGATTGTTCctgaaagaaataaaagcacattcaTTTCCAAAATTGTCTGTGTAAATGGTATGTAAATGGTTTCAAGATTTATATCCCactaaatattgttattgtgaatACTCGCTATTGATTTcttttgtgtatttacagtgacGAATGAATAAAAGAATGTATTTTGTAACAATGTTTACACGggacttgtttttgtgttgcgcTGTGTCTCATCCGGGGTCGAGCTCCTTCAAATACAAGACAGAGGGTCCATCcaaaagatgaaaacatttacaataacattttacacCAGTAAGATCACTCCACAATTACActacaacaataaataatcaGAATCAGGATAAGCTTTACTGGCCAAGTATGAATACAGTCATTGTCTCTCTAGTACAGAGAAGAAACAAACTATAActcttttaaacaaaataaaaggtacattttttatttgttttatttgagatagaagtattattaatatataatatataaagtagGATCTGAAGGCTATATAAAGAGATCCACAGTGCAAATGAGTGTGTAAAGTGGTGCCATCTCTTATGAAATGAAACTTCTGCAACTTGAGTTTTCATATTATGGTCAAATGTAAGTAAGTAGTGCTCAGGTCCATTTGAGACCATTGGCATCATCGTGTTGAAATGATATGAATCATTTTTCATAGAATTCATGGGGCATCtatattaaactaaataaaatgtccgattaaaaacaataattgaaGATGTTAAGGGTTTTATGAGGGGAGACCAAAACCACCAACTTaatgtgtttgcatttgaaatTCTTTTCATGAGGACAAATAAGACTTCACAAGATCCATTATAACCTGATGTGCTCGCAGATTTGATTATAGATGAAAGGCTTACGTATATGCTCCTCTCAGTAAATGTGCAACCAATGCTTTGTCAGACATAAACAATAACACGATCCTCCAAGTCAAACAGGATCATAGGGAGTTGGGGAATCAATAACATATTTTCGATATAATGACAGTTTCACCACATCACAGCAGTGGAAATGTGTGCTAAAATAAGACACTCATTTTGAGCATAAACGCACGACTTCGGTGGATCCCGTTTTCACCAGAAGATTCACTGTGAACAGTAGACGCACTTGAATTGGTGCAGTGCTGCTTTTATTCTCCTTATCGCGTTTCATTGTATTCAAAATAAGTTTTATGTGTTGGCGGAAaaagagcttgttttttttaacacgtCAGCTGAAACTTTCATGTCCTCTCCTCCGCATTACACACATGTTACCTAATATCAAAACTGTTGAAAACTGTTATAGCAAATAGTGATAATTCACCGCTTTGAACCAAATGTGAAGTTTATGTTGCCTCAAACGCGGCGCAACTTTATACCGAGTGTCAGGAACTGTGTGGTAAAGATCTACTGTCAGTAAAGATTTtattacaatataaaacatgtttgaagaTAAGCTCTGCTCATTTTCATCAGCAAGTGAAAAAATCTTTAGTTAAAACATCTGGCACCACTTTAAAGAAGGGTAGAGCAGAGTGCTAGGCTTTTGTTAAGTTGTCTGTAAAAGTTAAATCATACCTATTCAGCAAATACTTAGAAAGTAAAGTAGTAAAGACAACTAAGGGAACACCCTTTTACGTTATTACCGTCTTctgtttttcccctttgtttgcttttcatgaaaacattgtcatttaaaatgaatt from Solea senegalensis isolate Sse05_10M linkage group LG6, IFAPA_SoseM_1, whole genome shotgun sequence harbors:
- the dkk2 gene encoding dickkopf-related protein 2 isoform X1, whose translation is MPDSTWNRCCVVMFLVAALRTGASQVSEARPKANSIKPALLGETPTPATNRSAAVSSAITKKHNILAQQVYPCSNDKECSVGSYCHSPQHAPSRCLTCRRRKKRCHRDAMCCPGNRCSNYICVPISESVLSPHISALDEHNKLFTKDQNWKKSGKAHAKHSLKGHEGDPCLRSSDCSEGYCCARHFWTKICKPVLRQGEVCTKQRKKGTRGLEIFQRCDCAKGLSCKVWKDATSSSKSRLHMCQKI
- the dkk2 gene encoding dickkopf-related protein 2 isoform X2, which gives rise to MPDSTWNRCCVVMFLVAALRTGASQVSEARPKANSIKPALLGETPTPATNRSAAVSSAITKKHNILAQVYPCSNDKECSVGSYCHSPQHAPSRCLTCRRRKKRCHRDAMCCPGNRCSNYICVPISESVLSPHISALDEHNKLFTKDQNWKKSGKAHAKHSLKGHEGDPCLRSSDCSEGYCCARHFWTKICKPVLRQGEVCTKQRKKGTRGLEIFQRCDCAKGLSCKVWKDATSSSKSRLHMCQKI